In Nymphaea colorata isolate Beijing-Zhang1983 chromosome 13, ASM883128v2, whole genome shotgun sequence, one DNA window encodes the following:
- the LOC116266702 gene encoding (-)-alpha-terpineol synthase-like has protein sequence MEQRISRQVQHALQVPLHRRVRRVKAREDMRHSRGRTAEAKWWRDLGLGEHISFTRDGLVESYFMAVGQMYEPQFSQYRMQLARVSCLMATVEDIFSEHQSVDELERFVQVVERWDLQAAEQLPESLRVFYAAVYNTTNQISYTVLRRHGHEITSHMRRAWVGVCRAYLVEAWWLRAHQTPRLEEYLSNIRAAITGPILLPAYFFLSQNIEEQTIQQLQSEFNIINLSSMQQQQQKQTAFPSMDSLCMYDYEDGVGVLEHESKDRIYSLIAQPIQTA, from the exons ATGGAGCAGAGGATATCTCGACAGGTACAGCATGCTCTGCAGGTTCCTCTCCACAGAAGGGTTCGCAGGGTCAAGGCCCGAGAGGATATGAGACATTCGAGAGGACGGACCGCagaagccaa gtggtggagggacttgggcttgggcGAGCACATTAGCTTCACCAGAGATGGGCTGGTGGAGAGCTACTTCATGGCGGTGGGGCAGATGTATGAGCCACAGTTctcacagtacaggatgcaaCTCGCCAGGGTCTCCTGCTTGATGGCCACCGTTGAGGACATCTTCAGCGAGCATCAGTCTGTTGATGAGCTCGAAcgctttgtgcaagttgttgagag gtgggatcttcaagcGGCAGAGCAGCTGCCAGAGTCACTGAGGGTCTTCTATGCGGCTGTCTACAACACGACCAACCAGATCAGCTACACTGTTCTTAGGAGGCATGGCCATGAAATCACTTCACACATGAGGAGAGCG TGGGTGGGTGTGTGCAGAGCTTACTTGGTTGAAGCATGGTGGCTCCGTGCCCATCAgacaccaaggctagaggaATATTTGAGCAACATCCGGGCAGCCATTACCGGCCCTATTCTCCTTCctgcctacttcttcctctcccaaaacattgaggaacaaACAATCCAGCAGCTGCAGTCCGAGTtcaacatcatcaacttgtcaTCGATG cagcagcagcaacagaaaCAGACTGCCTTCCCATCCATGGACTCCCTGTGCATGTATGACTATGAAGATGGCGTCGGTGTCCTGGAGCATGAGTCCAAGGACCgtatctactctctcattgcccagcccatccagactgcctaa